A part of Vulcanisaeta moutnovskia 768-28 genomic DNA contains:
- a CDS encoding MogA/MoaB family molybdenum cofactor biosynthesis protein, with protein MSVPRTMHREAGPKTANFFVITVSTSRYNAKVSGQPYTDESGDLAESMLRQAGHRVVGSELIKDDLVMIRSLVDSLLLRDDVDVIVLTGGTGLARSDVTIEAVRPLFEKELEGFGELFRQVSYQKIGTGVIMTRATAGVTRGKLIVALPGSPDGVRTGLEIILQELPHILYIIRS; from the coding sequence ATGAGTGTGCCAAGGACAATGCATAGGGAGGCTGGTCCTAAGACGGCTAATTTCTTCGTGATAACTGTGTCTACGTCACGATACAACGCTAAGGTGAGTGGTCAGCCATACACGGATGAGTCAGGGGACCTCGCCGAGTCCATGCTTAGGCAGGCTGGGCATAGGGTTGTTGGTAGTGAGTTGATTAAGGATGACCTTGTCATGATACGTTCACTCGTTGACTCCCTCCTCCTTCGTGATGATGTTGACGTGATAGTGCTTACCGGTGGTACTGGTCTCGCCAGGAGTGACGTTACAATAGAGGCCGTTAGGCCACTCTTTGAGAAGGAGCTTGAGGGATTCGGTGAGTTATTTAGGCAGGTCAGTTATCAGAAGATTGGTACCGGGGTCATAATGACGAGGGCTACGGCTGGGGTCACCAGGGGCAAGTTAATAGTGGCACTACCCGGCTCACCAGACGGCGTTAGGACTGGACTTGAAATAATACTTCAGGAACTACCCCACATACTTTACATAATTCGGTCATGA
- a CDS encoding XdhC family protein, with product MSSCEFFRALTRISSEGGKIVTVKIIVNDNVLSDIIVNGKPLLGIATSGEVLELANRALTEDRVIETTIGNARIVLEPIEPRPTIIVVGSGLIAKALVDVSNSIGYYVAVVGNNDVNKDLFSNAYFVSNDLRDLEKLIDEDSIVIIANEGGKPYDSEALYIALKHNAKFVGVLASQRRAAVIIADMVRRGLNLDYVLEKLHSPVGLDIGAKTAGEIALSILAEVMMFMRSASGKPMHEIKDPRKFIKDALEGRLQEQSCSWRPTEFKI from the coding sequence ATGTCTTCATGTGAATTCTTTAGGGCTTTAACTAGGATTAGTTCAGAGGGTGGTAAGATCGTCACTGTTAAAATTATTGTTAATGATAATGTACTATCTGATATAATCGTTAATGGAAAGCCCCTACTCGGTATTGCAACTAGTGGGGAAGTTTTGGAGTTAGCTAATAGGGCATTAACTGAGGATAGGGTGATTGAGACAACAATAGGTAATGCCAGGATTGTTCTAGAGCCTATAGAACCAAGACCAACCATCATTGTCGTGGGTTCAGGACTAATAGCCAAGGCCTTGGTTGATGTCAGTAATTCCATCGGTTACTACGTGGCTGTGGTAGGTAATAATGACGTGAATAAGGACCTATTTAGTAATGCTTATTTCGTGAGTAATGACCTTAGGGACCTCGAGAAGCTCATTGACGAGGATTCCATAGTAATAATTGCGAATGAAGGTGGTAAGCCCTATGACTCAGAGGCACTTTACATAGCCCTTAAGCATAATGCCAAGTTTGTTGGTGTGCTCGCGAGTCAGAGGAGGGCTGCGGTGATTATTGCCGACATGGTTAGGAGGGGGTTGAACCTCGATTATGTGTTGGAGAAGCTTCATTCACCTGTTGGGCTTGACATTGGTGCTAAGACTGCTGGTGAGATAGCCCTTAGTATACTCGCTGAGGTAATGATGTTCATGAGAAGCGCAAGCGGTAAACCAATGCATGAAATTAAGGATCCGAGGAAGTTCATTAAGGATGCCCTAGAAGGTAGATTGCAGGAACAATCGTGTTCCTGGAGACCTACTGAATTTAAGATATGA